In the Pongo abelii isolate AG06213 chromosome 9, NHGRI_mPonAbe1-v2.0_pri, whole genome shotgun sequence genome, CTAacttcagggaaatgcaaatcaaaagttagaatggctattatcaaaatgtgaaagataaaatgttggcaaggatatggagaaaagggaacccttatacattgttaatgggaatgtaaattggtatagccattattaaaaaacatgggggtttctcaaaaaaattaaaaataaaactactctgtgacccagcaatcccacgactgggtatacacccaaaggaaatcAAATCATTATCTTGAAGAGACATCTACACTctaatgttcattgcagcattattcagaatagccaagacatggaagcaacctaacTGTTCATTGAGGGATAATTGGATTAAAAACGTGgtatacagttgacctttgaacaacacagATGTGAACAGCATGCCTCCACTTATGCACACatatttgttttcaataaatacagtcagccctccatatcaaCAGGTTCCACATCCACAATGATAAGTGCATCAAAAATGTAGTATTTTCAAGACGCAAATCCTGTGCATAGGTAGGGCCTACTGAGGGACTTGGGTAtacacagattttggtatccacagtgGTTCCTGGAATGAATCTCTTGCAGGTACTGAGGGAGGATGAGATGAGGGCCCAATTTagttctgcatgtgaatatccagtgttaccaacaccatttattgaagagactgtcctttccccattgtatgtttttggcacttttgtcagagagtaaaatggtggctAGTAGAGGATAGAAAGGGGGAGAtggagatgaagagaagttgtttaatgggtacaaacatacagttataTAGAAGGAATAAACACTGGTGTTTGACAGCATAGTAgagtgactgtagttaacaacaTTATatagtgtatttcaaaatagctagaagttttaaaatgttcccaacacaaagaaatgacaaatgttcaAGGTGGTGAACTAACTCAATATgctgatttgatcattgcacattgtatttATGTGTCATATTACCATATGTATACCATATGTATCCCATAATACACATATTACACAtcaattaacataaaataatcctggatgtgtgggtttatttatGCGatctctattttttcatttttatatgtcaataaatgaatgaatagttAAAAAACGtggtttataaaatattattcagccctaaaaaaagAGTTGAATTCttccatttgtgacaacatgtatgaacctggaggacattatgctaagtgaaataattcagacacagaagaacaaatactacatgatgtCACTTAAATGAGAAATCTAACAGAGCCAAACatgtagaagcagagagtagaatggtggttgccagaggctggagagAGAGTGAAATGGGGAGGTGTTAGTCaaagggtacagagtttcagttatgTAAGATGAATAAGTCCTAGAGATCTACTACATAGAAGAGCATCTACAGTTAACAATACAGTATTGGATACCAAGGATTCTTTTCATATGAGCTGTTTCTGTCCTTTTCAGTTTAACCTGGCAGTGCTTCTGACTAACAAGTAGTCTTAAAAATGCAGGCTTTTATCCAAAGTCTATGTCCTACTTTAAGAATCAATGATAGGTGCAGAAAAATTGAATGACAACAGATGTTGTGTTCAAACTCACAAATCCCTGTAGTATTTATGAATTCTATGAATTctacttaaaaattaaacacttGCTTTTAAAAGCCATATTTTTCTATACACGTCTTATCAGAATTGTCCCTGGAAATCTTCATCAAATCCATTGGAaatccattggtttatgtgtgcgtgtgtgtgtgtgtgtgtgtgtgtgtgtgtgtatttttttcctactttcaCAAAGGCGAGAGTTTTGTCTATTGTTCCGCCATCACAAAGCACTAATTCCTATGTTGTCTGGTACACAATAATAATTTTGTCTCTCTATTTAAGGTCTTCATTAACAACTTTATTGGTACCCATCAAGTTTCTGCCTACTATCCACTCTCAAAGCCAATGCTGCATGTTTTAGACTTGTGTTACTGCAGAATTAAACTGATGACAATATTTTCTTACATGTAAATATTGTGTGTAATACAACACATTCAGACTTAGTGGCAACTTTTCATagcaatttatgatttttttcataaCAATCTGTAGATTGCCCGAACTCAGCTGTGTCGGTCTCACTTGGAATCTCTCAAGATGATGGCATGATAATAGAAAAAGATGTTATATAAGTTATGGACTCTTCTAAGAACTGGTCCAGCCTGGCTTTGTACTCATAGCAGTTGCACCTCTCAACTTTAATGGAAAAATATAGAGAAGGGTGCATTCTTGAGGGGAGTAGCAGAGCCATATAGTAGAAGAGCCTGTGAAATGATAGATATAGTTATAGCTTGGTTTGAAAGTAcagtttggctgggcatggtggctcacatctgtaatccagcactttgggaggccgaggtgggcagatcacgaggtcaggagtttgagaccaacctgatcaatatggtgaaaccccgtctctactgaaaatacatggtggcatgcccctgtaatcccagctactcaggaggttgaggcaggagaatcgcttgaacccaggaagtgaagattgttgtgagccaagatggcaccactacactccagtctggatgacagagcaagacttcaaaaaaaaaaaaaaaaaaaaagtacagtttgTCTCTCTCAACTTTCTCTTTCATcataaattattctttaattcatacCTCCCCTCTAAGGTTCAATACTGTGACTCCAACCATCTCTATCAATGCTCAACAATGAATATTTTTCTGGGTTCCCCATAGCTTGCATATTATTATCTACTGTAAATTTCggaaattaattttgtatctctAAAAATTTCAAGGTAATCAATACACTTTGGCTTGTATATAGAGACTTTTAGGGATTCATGACATTCAGGACACACCATTGGGCATCACTTACTTTCCAAGACAATATGCCTTGTTCCACACAAATAGCATTTTTctcacataattaaaaaaaatagcttttctgCTGGCTCTTGCTCTATTTTGAAACAACTCTCAATCCAATCCAGACACATTTCCAAAATCAAAGGTAGATTGGACACAGGTTGAAACTATAAGACACAAAGAGAAAATACGTGCtcagatattttttctaattaaatactCCCAACAAccattcatttattagttcacaTTCCCATCTACTAGAAATAATTATAGCCACGTTGACATCTGGTGAAGAAATATGTTTCAACTAGACAAGCtttacaagaggtccttaaggaAGTGCTAAATATGGATTTGAAAGAACATCTGTTACCACAAAAGCACACCTATGCACATAACCCATAGGAAATATAAAGCAACTATGCAATCAAGTTTATATAACAACCAGATAACAAATATCGttttaaacactttatttttataagctaggattacagtgaatttttaaagtttccttgtagtataattcatataaaaagttgcacatatttaatgtatacattttgatgagtttggacattTGCATATATCTGTGATACCATCATCACAATTGAGGTACTGTTAAACATGCCCCTCACTTCCAAAAATTCTTtgtgttctctgtgtgtgtgtgtgtgtgtgtgtgtgtgtgtgtgtgtgtgtttatgttatGTCCATACAATCCCCCTTTAAGGTAATTGTTTTTGTCTCCATTCAAACATGAGGAAAATTAACTTCaggtaatttaaacatttttattaatctttttataaCATTCAGCTAATAATTGAATCAAGAGTCAAGCCTACAGCCTTCCATACTATGGATACATTACAAgtattaagttaaaataaaatgaacaaatagataaatggataaatacataaatagatttCCTATCTTCTTTGGATCTAGGGGAGGTGGTGGTAGGAGAGCTGAAAATGTTCTCCTCTAGtatattccattttttgtttaaaaagagcTACTTTATGTTGTTTGGAAAATTAACTCCTTTGGTCTATTCATTGTGTATCTTTCTGCTAAAAGTCTATAGATGGAATCCTAAATTCACAAACTatacaaaacaattttattataaatatattttagtctAGAATGAGAATTTGATCCAatatttctctgtatttctggTAAAGACAGACAAGACTATACAAACAAAAATCTTGTCTCTCTGGAAATCTAAGGATATCTTCTACCTTCCAGTAGGAAAAACAAAGAACCTGTAGCCAAACAACTTTCCACTGAACCAGGTGATCTGCAAGGTCTCCACACTTTGGAAAGCTGGTGTTTCCTATTATTCTTCTAAACCGCTGGCACTTTACTTTCAAATACCTGCCATATATCTTAGACTGCTTAGTATCTGATGCCAATATATTAATTCTCTTACAAAGCTTATTTCATAGGGAATGGGGATTATTTCCCTAGAACACAGTCCATGATTCATCCAGCAGTGTCCTAGATCCTGTCATTTTCTTGGTGAGTACatgaagaagcaggaaaatacacCTTCTCTTGCCtattttttgcatgttttcttcagaaaacattgttttcatttttggctgcattttaaaagatttccCATATACCTTCACAGTGCTCCAAAAGTTGCCTGTAGACAGTTCCTATTCACAACAATGGGTTGTCATGACTTTGTCTAAGACCTTCCTCTTGCTTGGGAAGCATAGTCTGTCCATGAGTGAAATGTGTGAGAAATATTGGGAATCTAGTATTTCAGGAATTATGGAGTTTTGATCAAACAAGGGTGGAGATCACTGGATTAAACACCCCACATTTCTAGCCATTAATTGGAACAACTTGGAGGTGtcctttttataactttttcaaGGACCGCTAGCATGCAAGAACACTGATAATTAACAGCAATAACTTGTtagttttgtacattttattgCTTCTTTTCCCTTCACTGTCTTACTTGCTCCCTCTCCcacatgttttgtttttccttggaTCAGTTCCAAAATATACCACTTACACTAAAATTCTTGCTTTGGTTTGATTTTGTGAGAACTCTTATTAAGATGCACTTATGCTATAATCTCCCATTTCTAGATTGAGACCATCATAAGATACATTTTGATATTCATTTTCTACTCTAAATAACAGTATAAGCCATTAACATGACTATCAAAAAGAGGGAGCCAAACCACTCCGGTAAGAGGAGAGACAAATTTGCTGGCATTATTGATGCTCATGTGGTGGTAGTTGTGTTGGTGTATATGCTATTAAGCCCTAGAGGCCCTGGAGAGGGAGGTCTGACATGAAAAGGAGACTAAGGAATATGTAGTTGAACTTCAGTGTCTTGACATTTTTTCACTAGTTTGTAAGTCCTTTCAAGCTGTGAGGATAATAGGAGAAAAGACACTGTTACATGTCCTTCATCACAGTGTTTGATCAATCTAATACATTACATTTCAAAACTTTTCAAAGTATCTCCTAATGATATTTTAGCAAAAAAATAAGTGCATCGTGAGTTGCAACACTGCATATACAGAGAATGGGCACCTTTCGAGGACATAATGAGCTATGCCATTAAATGACAACTCTGAAAAGTTGAATTGTTGCTTACATAATGAACGAACTATATTTGTGCAGTTAAGTCAAACCAAGTAAGAGAAGAATGGTATATTGATACATAATCTCCTTCTGcagaatgatttttatattttgatcaCTGATGAAACCAGAGATGAGCTTGCTTTTCATTACTTGGGTGTTCAAGGATGTCAGAttcacacacacctgcacacgtCTTCTCACATTTACAAGAGTCATAATGATACTAAGTGCTTTAAGACTGATTTAAAATTATGGCAAATAGCATTTCATCAGCTGAAGTAAAATTTATTATTCAAATATCACATGTGCCATGACTTcctttttgaggccttctttcaTTACTTCTAAAATCTAGATTAGTTGCTTTGGACATGTGAAACTAAAtccattatttttatcttatgatAGCCTAAAtaacattaaattatatttacttttttttttttttttgagactgagtctcactctgttgcccaggctggagtgcagtggagcaatcttggctcactgcaacctctgcctcctaggttcacgtgattctcctgcctcagcttcccgagtagctgggattacaggcgcccgccaccacgcccagctaatttttgtgtttttagtagagacagggtttccccatgttggtcaggctggtctcaaactcctgccctcatgatctgcccgcctcagcatcccaaagtgctgggattacaggcatgagccaccatgcccagtctgctCAATATTTTTATAGCATCAGTATACTGTGAACCTTTGAAATCATGAAATATATCTTTGTCACTGCTGTACATCCAAAGGGTAAACTGCAGCTTGGACAATGGATATGTttatataaaggaagaaaaaaaaagtaaataagacggaagaaaaaaaggcaaaaataaaagattaagggagaaggaatggagggatgttaggaattttattttacatgtatataaCATATGTCTCCACATTTATCTCATGTTTTCACTGCTCTTGTTTAaggaatatatattctttagGGGAGATCATTGCAATGTAAATATCTCACCAAAATAGCCACACATAATACAAGGAATTTTCAGCTTAAACTTAAGTTTAAACAGATAATGCATGTTTTTCCTCTTACATATCACCTGTTGGATCATTTCTGGGTATCTGGCTTTATAATGAAAATCTGAGCAACCCGCATGTGAATCTCCATGGTCTTCATTCCATAGACAATGGGGTTAAGGGCAGGGGCACAAGCAGATAGATGGTAGACAAGAGAATGTGGGCATAGGCTGATACGTGACCAAAACGATggctgaagaaggaaaaaaaagtgaggaTATAGAACTCCAGAAAGACAATAATATGAGCTGTACAAGTGCTAAATGCTTTGATTTGTGCCTCTTTTTGGGGAAGACGAAAAACAGTCTGAAAAATCAGAATGTAGGAGATGAAGACAAAGATCATGTCAAAACCTAGAATTGCAAAAGCCACAAAGGGCCCAAATGATTTGTTAATATGCACAtcttctgcagccagcttgactACAGCCATGTGTTCACAGTAGGAATGGACAATAACCACAGAGTGGAAAAGTTGCAGCCGTTTAAGTAGAATGGGTAGAATTCCAACAAGCATTGTTGCGTGGATTGCCACCATCAGCACCACCCGAAATAGAAAGAAAGGTGTGAGGATGGATGTGTGTCTCAGTGGATCACAGATGGCCACATAGTGATCAAAGGCCATCGCCAACAGGATGCCAGATTCCATACCCTGCAAGGCATGAATGAAGAAGAGTTGGGTGAGGCAGGCATCGAAGGCCATGGAACAAGAATCAAACCAGAAGATGGCCAACATCTTAGGAGCAATGGCTACACAGAGACCTAGGTCAGTGGCTGCCAATACTGCCAGAAAGATGTACATGGGTTTGTGTAGACTGTGTTCTGTAGAGATAATGATTAGCAAAAAGACGTTGCCCAGCAGGGCCACCAGGCACACGCCAAAGAAGGGAAACCCAATCCAAAATTGCACATGTTCTAGTCCAGGAATCCCAATCAGGGTCACTGTCTTTGGGTTCAAATATGACATGTTGGTGGATCCCATGAGTCTGGTAAATCTTTTACTCACCACTGATTCTGATACAGATTCAGAGAAAAATtatgaaagggaaggaagaacacCTTCCTCATATTTCCTCTCAGAACATGaaaaacatggatggaaatgtAACCATGTGACTGAATCTTTGGGTGTAAATTTAGGTTTATTTCAGAATGGAGCTCTTGGCTTTTCCCAAAGCTAATGTGGGTATTTGTGAATGAGGAATATGATTCAGTGTTGATCACCTAGTAACTGTAGAAATGGAGACTATGATTCTAAGAGTATTAATTATGCTAGTCTTCAGTGTCTTCTCAAATGGTCTCATAAATGGCAACATTAACTTTTTTGTCCATATTCATCTCCAAACTCCAGACACATTTTGGATTAGGTGGAATTCCTCTGTGACACTTGAAGTCATAATACAAATCCTCAATCCATATCCTTGTCTTAGTTGAAAGCTCAGAATCTTCAGGTAGTGCATGCCTTTCccagtcttttccattttctctggtTTAGGGAATACAATTCTTCTCGTCACATCATAGGAACTGCCTTCACATAGGGAAGTGAGAGGCTTGTTCTTCCAACAAATATTGCCTGAATTACCTATGTGCAGGCCAATTATTCAGTTTCTTAAAAGTGATAAGTACATGTTATTCTTTTACCAGTAGTGGCTGGGCATTTTTgactcactgagttaaacctgGCCTGTGAGTTTTCAAAGTTGATGTGTAAGCGGAATGAGGTGGAAGGGCATGTATGTAAGTAGTCACAGATCTTAGAGGAGACAGAAAATTGAGAAGATAGATAAGAGGTCAATTGGATTAAAAGAAACCATAAATTGGGATAGGAAACAGGCCACAAATACTGGCCTGTTGTATAATCCCTATAACTTAAATTTTTTGATAATATTAATATGTCTCAGATGTAAAAGGGCAGAGCTCTGTTGTTTATAATGGGGCTCAACTTATGTGCCTTTTTTACTTTATCAATACCTGTTGTCAGTGAAAATAATTTCTGACACCTTTGAATATATTGTTTACCTTCACATGCACCCAACTTCTGATCTTTGAACAATATGCCTGCTCTATTTCTTTGGTAACCCTCTACTTAAAGCTTAAAACAACCTTAtatcatctctctcttttttttcttttcatta is a window encoding:
- the LOC100461846 gene encoding olfactory receptor 52A1-like, which translates into the protein MGSTNMSYLNPKTVTLIGIPGLEHVQFWIGFPFFGVCLVALLGNVFLLIIISTEHSLHKPMYIFLAVLAATDLGLCVAIAPKMLAIFWFDSCSMAFDACLTQLFFIHALQGMESGILLAMAFDHYVAICDPLRHTSILTPFFLFRVVLMVAIHATMLVGILPILLKRLQLFHSVVIVHSYCEHMAVVKLAAEDVHINKSFGPFVAFAILGFDMIFVFISYILIFQTVFRLPQKEAQIKAFSTCTAHIIVFLEFYILTFFSFFSHRFGHVSAYAHILLSTIYLLVPLPLTPLSME